One segment of Patulibacter sp. SYSU D01012 DNA contains the following:
- a CDS encoding alpha/beta fold hydrolase — MQEHVAVPGARLWTATSGRGVPLVLCHGGPGLSDNLGPLAGLLDDVALVHRYDQRGGGRSSAAGPFDVATFVADLEALRTHWGHERWIVGGHSWGAVLALLYALEHPDRVLGVVSVSGTGVRWGWQAATRTHRLERLTAAERQELQALEAALGTGDPAARARVLRLMWTTDFADRATADAVLDAGPLYAFPRADAVFRAVSADQRRILDAGLEERIRALPAPLLAVHGAADSDPARAERLAALAPRGRFVLLPGCGHSPWLERPDAVAAALRPFVAGRAADA, encoded by the coding sequence ATGCAGGAGCACGTCGCCGTCCCGGGCGCGCGGCTCTGGACGGCGACGTCGGGCCGCGGCGTGCCGCTCGTCCTCTGCCACGGCGGCCCCGGGCTCTCGGACAACCTCGGACCGCTGGCCGGCCTGCTCGACGACGTCGCGCTCGTGCACCGGTACGACCAGCGCGGCGGGGGCCGCTCGAGCGCCGCCGGCCCCTTCGACGTCGCGACGTTCGTCGCCGACCTGGAGGCCCTCCGGACCCACTGGGGGCACGAGCGGTGGATCGTCGGCGGGCACTCGTGGGGCGCGGTCCTCGCGCTGCTCTACGCCCTGGAGCACCCGGATCGCGTCCTCGGCGTGGTCTCCGTCTCCGGGACCGGCGTCCGCTGGGGCTGGCAGGCGGCCACGCGGACGCACCGCCTGGAGCGCCTGACGGCGGCGGAGCGCCAGGAGCTGCAGGCGCTCGAGGCGGCGCTCGGCACCGGAGATCCGGCGGCCCGTGCGCGCGTCCTGCGCCTGATGTGGACGACCGACTTCGCCGACCGGGCGACGGCCGACGCCGTCCTCGACGCCGGTCCGCTCTACGCCTTCCCGCGCGCCGACGCCGTCTTCCGGGCCGTCTCGGCCGACCAGCGCCGGATCCTGGACGCCGGCCTGGAGGAGCGCATCCGCGCCCTGCCGGCGCCGCTGCTCGCCGTCCACGGCGCCGCGGACAGCGACCCGGCACGCGCCGAGCGCCTCGCCGCCCTGGCGCCGCGCGGGCGGTTCGTGCTGCTCCCGGGCTGCGGGCACTCCCCCTGGCTCGAGCGGCCCGACGCGGTCGCCGCCGCGCTGCGCCCGTTCGTCGCGGGACGCGCCGCGGACGCCTAG
- a CDS encoding PHB depolymerase family esterase, whose amino-acid sequence MSPYQERPGQDDSGRLRARPRPRAVRALPPGRHRLGLGLGHGRDGLLYVPAEREEPSPLVVLLHGAGGAAEAGIELLREHADEHGLLLLAPDARRATWDRVRGTFGPDVAFVQRALQQLLARHPVDPRRVALGGFSDGASYALSLGLGNGDLFTHLIALSPGFAAPPVRVGRPRIFVSHGVEDEVLPIDRCSRRLVPMLREEGYDVRYEEFADGHAVPPWLAAEAVRWFAAADGPDGTAPAGAGGAGGHGASGGPPRPGKQG is encoded by the coding sequence GTGAGCCCGTACCAGGAGCGTCCCGGCCAGGACGACTCCGGCCGGCTGCGCGCCCGCCCGCGGCCGCGGGCGGTGCGCGCGCTGCCGCCGGGGCGCCACCGCCTGGGCCTGGGCCTCGGGCACGGCCGCGACGGTCTGCTGTACGTGCCCGCCGAGCGCGAGGAGCCCTCGCCGCTCGTCGTGCTCCTGCACGGCGCCGGCGGCGCGGCGGAGGCCGGGATCGAGCTGCTCCGCGAGCACGCGGACGAGCACGGACTGCTCCTGCTGGCCCCCGACGCGCGGCGCGCGACGTGGGACCGCGTCCGCGGGACGTTCGGCCCCGACGTGGCGTTCGTCCAGCGCGCGCTGCAGCAGCTGCTGGCACGGCACCCCGTCGATCCGCGTCGCGTGGCGCTCGGCGGGTTCTCGGACGGCGCGTCGTACGCGCTCTCGCTCGGGCTGGGCAACGGCGACCTGTTCACGCACCTCATCGCGCTGTCGCCGGGGTTCGCGGCGCCGCCCGTCCGGGTCGGCCGGCCGCGGATCTTCGTCTCGCACGGGGTGGAGGACGAGGTGCTGCCGATCGACCGCTGCAGCCGCCGGCTGGTGCCGATGCTGCGGGAGGAGGGCTACGACGTCCGCTACGAGGAGTTCGCCGACGGCCACGCGGTCCCGCCGTGGCTCGCGGCCGAGGCGGTCCGCTGGTTCGCCGCCGCGGACGGGCCGGACGGCACGGCGCCGGCCGGCGCGGGCGGCGCGGGCGGGCACGGCGCCTCCGGCGGTCCTCCCCGTCCAGGGAAACAAGGATGA
- the zigA gene encoding zinc metallochaperone GTPase ZigA yields MVTTDVRDGRLPVTVLSGFLGAGKTTLLNALLRNREGRRIAVIVNDMSEVNVDAALVEQGGARLDRVEERLVEMSNGCICCTLREDLLVEVARLAGEGRFDHLVIESSGISEPLPVAETFTFEDEDGTSLSRVARLDTMVTVVDAARFLDDLGSDEDVRSRGESLGPDDERTVVDLLVDQVEFADLVVLSKADLVDEERLRRTEHAVRQLNRGARIVHARHGDVPLDELLDTGRFDFDAAAEHPGWLQVLRGEEEPETEEYGISSFVYRARRPFHPERLWAAVHEPWDGVMRSKGFFWLASRPAIVGEWSTAGPILNLGAVGTWWATQPREAWPADLAARLADDWDERFGDRRQELVFIGQRLDRERFVARLDAALMTEEELAGGREAAYGLPDPWPRWGSDEVHRYGHPGAVAAD; encoded by the coding sequence ATGGTCACCACCGACGTGCGCGACGGCCGCCTGCCCGTCACGGTCCTCTCCGGCTTCCTCGGGGCCGGCAAGACGACGCTCCTGAACGCCCTGCTGCGCAACCGCGAGGGGCGGCGGATCGCCGTGATCGTCAACGACATGAGCGAGGTGAACGTCGACGCCGCGCTCGTCGAGCAGGGCGGCGCCCGGCTGGACCGGGTCGAGGAGCGGCTCGTCGAGATGAGCAACGGGTGCATCTGCTGCACGCTCCGCGAGGACCTGCTCGTCGAGGTCGCCCGGCTGGCGGGCGAGGGGCGCTTCGACCACCTGGTCATCGAGTCCAGCGGCATCAGCGAGCCGCTCCCGGTCGCCGAGACCTTCACGTTCGAGGACGAGGACGGCACGAGCCTGTCGCGCGTCGCCCGCCTGGACACGATGGTCACCGTCGTCGACGCGGCGCGCTTCCTCGACGACCTCGGCTCGGACGAGGACGTCCGCTCGCGCGGCGAGAGCCTGGGGCCCGACGACGAGCGGACCGTCGTCGACCTGCTCGTCGACCAGGTGGAGTTCGCCGACCTCGTCGTGCTGAGCAAGGCCGACCTGGTCGACGAGGAGCGCCTGCGCCGGACGGAGCACGCCGTCCGGCAGCTCAACCGCGGCGCCCGGATCGTGCACGCCCGCCACGGCGACGTCCCGCTGGACGAGCTGCTCGACACGGGCCGCTTCGACTTCGACGCCGCGGCCGAGCACCCGGGCTGGCTGCAGGTGCTGCGCGGCGAGGAGGAGCCCGAGACCGAGGAGTACGGGATCTCGTCCTTCGTCTACCGCGCGCGGCGGCCGTTCCATCCCGAGCGCCTGTGGGCCGCGGTCCACGAGCCGTGGGACGGGGTGATGCGCTCGAAGGGCTTCTTCTGGCTCGCCAGCCGGCCGGCGATCGTGGGGGAGTGGTCGACGGCCGGGCCGATCCTGAACCTGGGCGCCGTCGGGACGTGGTGGGCGACGCAGCCCCGGGAGGCCTGGCCGGCGGACCTCGCCGCGCGGCTGGCCGACGACTGGGACGAGCGCTTCGGCGACCGCCGGCAGGAGCTCGTCTTCATCGGGCAGCGGCTGGACCGCGAGCGCTTCGTCGCCCGGCTCGACGCCGCCCTGATGACCGAGGAGGAGCTCGCCGGCGGGCGCGAGGCCGCCTACGGGCTGCCGGATCCGTGGCCGCGCTGGGGCAGCGACGAGGTGCACCGGTACGGGCACCCCGGCGCGGTCGCGGCGGACTGA
- a CDS encoding antibiotic biosynthesis monooxygenase yields MSVTSLLEVQFQPDRLEEGLAVLARALRDTRAFDGCLSVTVVQDHQDPTRVVAVERWASLEADAAYRAWRAGDGAIADLPGTLAGAPRLTVAVERDDL; encoded by the coding sequence GTGTCCGTCACCTCGCTCCTCGAAGTGCAGTTCCAGCCCGATCGCCTGGAGGAGGGCCTGGCCGTCCTGGCGCGGGCGCTGCGCGACACCCGCGCCTTCGACGGCTGCTTGTCCGTCACCGTGGTGCAGGACCACCAGGATCCGACGCGCGTCGTCGCCGTCGAGCGCTGGGCGTCGCTCGAGGCCGACGCGGCGTACCGGGCGTGGCGCGCCGGCGACGGCGCGATCGCCGACCTGCCCGGCACGCTCGCGGGCGCGCCGCGCCTGACGGTCGCCGTCGAGCGCGACGACCTGTAG
- a CDS encoding metal ABC transporter permease, which yields MSGLLVPAAAVLGPLLDPWSSGIMQRALVEVLLLGVVGGTLGVWIVLTRLSYSAEALPHTMFPGLVGAALLGVPLVLGGAVGLLVAALLIAGASRIRALDRDTAISVVFTAMFGLGVLMALAPDTPPGVSELLFGDVLGLTDGDVVTAAALTAVVLVALRVLHPHLLATAFDRDAAAAFGARPGLVDVALVGLVAVATLVCVQALGNLFVAATLVAPAASARLLGWRVVPTMAVAVAVAVLSGIAGLLVSYHAGTAAGASIAAVTVLVYVLLVAAARLAGGARVAARADAA from the coding sequence GTGAGCGGCCTGCTCGTCCCCGCGGCCGCCGTCCTGGGGCCGCTGCTCGACCCGTGGTCGAGCGGCATCATGCAGCGCGCGCTCGTCGAGGTGCTCCTGCTCGGCGTCGTCGGCGGCACGCTCGGCGTGTGGATCGTCCTGACGCGCCTGAGCTACAGCGCCGAGGCGCTGCCCCACACGATGTTCCCCGGTCTCGTCGGCGCCGCGCTGCTCGGGGTGCCGCTCGTCCTCGGCGGCGCGGTCGGGCTGCTCGTCGCCGCGCTGCTGATCGCGGGCGCCTCGCGCATCCGCGCCCTCGACCGCGACACCGCGATCTCCGTCGTCTTCACCGCCATGTTCGGCCTGGGGGTGCTGATGGCGCTCGCGCCCGACACCCCTCCCGGCGTCTCCGAGCTGCTGTTCGGCGACGTGCTCGGCCTGACGGACGGGGACGTCGTCACCGCCGCGGCGCTCACCGCGGTCGTGCTCGTGGCGCTGCGCGTGCTGCATCCGCACCTGCTCGCGACCGCGTTCGACCGCGACGCGGCGGCGGCGTTCGGCGCGCGGCCCGGGCTGGTCGACGTCGCCCTCGTCGGCCTCGTCGCCGTCGCGACGCTCGTCTGCGTCCAGGCGCTGGGCAACCTGTTCGTGGCGGCCACGCTGGTGGCGCCGGCGGCGTCCGCGCGGCTGCTCGGCTGGCGGGTGGTCCCGACGATGGCCGTCGCGGTCGCCGTCGCGGTCCTCTCCGGGATCGCCGGGCTGCTCGTCTCGTACCACGCCGGCACGGCCGCCGGCGCCTCGATCGCGGCCGTCACGGTGCTCGTCTACGTGCTGCTGGTCGCCGCCGCCCGCCTGGCGGGCGGCGCCCGCGTGGCCGCGCGCGCCGACGCCGCCTGA
- a CDS encoding metal ABC transporter ATP-binding protein — protein sequence MTDSPAPRPQASPARDESPALLRLDGVAAGYGATLALEDVSFAARAGHRIAVLGPNGGGKTTLFRVILGELPARRGSVAASGDVAIVPQTDRSRLDFPVTALDVVLMGTIAGRPWWRGPGRAERDAAREALRAVGLEDRADRTFGALSGGQRQRVLVARALVRDARVLLLDEPYTGLDTASSERLDALIAELADQGRALLIATHDVGQCTAWDEVLCLHRRQVAFGPPATTLTPDVLQATYGGGLLRLPGEHGGLAVVADHHGHDHS from the coding sequence GTGACCGACTCCCCCGCGCCGCGCCCGCAGGCTTCCCCCGCCCGCGACGAGAGCCCCGCCCTGCTCCGGCTGGACGGGGTCGCGGCCGGCTACGGGGCCACCCTCGCGCTCGAGGACGTCTCGTTCGCCGCGCGCGCCGGGCACCGGATCGCCGTGCTCGGCCCCAACGGCGGCGGCAAGACGACGCTCTTCCGGGTGATCCTGGGCGAGCTGCCCGCCCGCCGCGGCAGCGTCGCGGCGTCCGGCGACGTCGCGATCGTCCCCCAGACCGACCGCTCGCGGCTCGACTTCCCCGTCACCGCGCTCGACGTCGTCCTGATGGGCACGATCGCCGGCCGGCCGTGGTGGCGCGGCCCCGGCCGCGCCGAGCGCGACGCGGCCCGCGAGGCCCTGCGCGCCGTGGGCCTGGAGGACCGCGCCGACCGCACCTTCGGCGCCCTGTCCGGCGGGCAGCGCCAGCGGGTGCTCGTCGCCCGCGCCCTCGTGCGCGACGCGCGGGTGCTGCTGCTCGACGAGCCGTACACGGGGCTGGACACCGCCAGCTCGGAGCGCCTGGACGCCCTGATCGCGGAGCTCGCCGACCAGGGCCGTGCGCTGCTGATCGCGACCCACGACGTCGGCCAGTGCACCGCGTGGGACGAGGTCCTGTGCCTGCACCGGCGGCAGGTCGCCTTCGGCCCGCCGGCGACGACGCTGACGCCCGACGTGCTGCAGGCCACCTACGGCGGCGGTCTGCTGCGCCTGCCGGGCGAGCACGGCGGCCTGGCGGTCGTCGCCGACCACCACGGGCACGACCACTCGTGA
- a CDS encoding zinc ABC transporter substrate-binding protein, whose amino-acid sequence MFEPFTLPFVQHGLGEVLLLSVGAGVLGTWIVLRGLAFYAHGVAAATFPGLVLASGLGFAAPLGALGVALLFAAGVGRLAAGGEGRDHSTLTAMVLVGALAAGVLLASDVFPLATTVTSLLFGSLLVISDRDLVVAGAASAVVLVAALLLGRRWLAVGFDRAGARAFGIRAGLPDAVLLVLVALVAVATLSAVGSLLAAALMVIPAATVRPWVSRMGRWQVASVLLTAVEGVAGLWLSAQTNAPPGATIAVLAGVLFMLSVLTHAARGRRRDRGPRVPRRPAVAALLAVAGLGVAGCGGSDSGAGGGGRLAVVATTPQLGDIVRQVGGDAVDVHQILQPSTDPHEYEPRPTDVTETAKAKVIVASGLGLDDWIGEVRKQSGTDAPIVALGDHVPTQLAGEGHEHEHAEEEHAVDADAVHDHADEDHAGEAGHDHGDEEHADGEHDHAAEGEAGHDHGDGEHDPHWWHDPRNVENAVGQIRDALVKADPDAAATIRRNADAYLTKVRALDAGIARCIASVPKAQRKLVTSHDAFGYFTHRYDITVIGAVIPSQTTQAQASAADVERLAALVRKERVKAIFPESSVNPKLAQALARETGAVSNLTLYGDSLGAAGTDGATYLGMEQHNADAVVRGFTGGARGCKIRL is encoded by the coding sequence ATGTTCGAGCCCTTCACGCTGCCCTTCGTCCAGCACGGCCTGGGGGAGGTCCTCCTCCTGTCGGTCGGCGCCGGCGTCCTCGGGACGTGGATCGTGCTGCGCGGCCTGGCGTTCTACGCCCACGGCGTCGCGGCCGCCACGTTCCCGGGCCTGGTCCTCGCGTCCGGCCTGGGCTTCGCCGCGCCGCTGGGTGCGCTCGGCGTCGCCCTGCTGTTCGCGGCCGGCGTCGGCCGCCTCGCGGCCGGCGGCGAGGGGCGCGACCACAGCACGCTCACCGCCATGGTGCTCGTCGGCGCCCTCGCCGCCGGGGTGCTGCTGGCCAGCGACGTCTTCCCCCTCGCGACGACCGTGACCTCGCTGCTGTTCGGCAGCCTGCTCGTGATCTCCGACCGGGACCTCGTCGTCGCGGGCGCCGCGTCGGCCGTCGTGCTCGTCGCGGCGCTGCTGCTCGGCCGGCGCTGGCTGGCCGTGGGCTTCGACCGCGCCGGCGCACGGGCCTTCGGGATCCGCGCCGGGCTGCCGGACGCGGTGCTGCTCGTGCTCGTCGCCCTCGTGGCGGTCGCGACGCTCTCCGCGGTCGGCTCGCTGCTCGCGGCGGCGCTCATGGTCATCCCGGCCGCCACCGTGCGGCCGTGGGTCTCGCGCATGGGGCGGTGGCAGGTCGCGTCCGTCCTGCTGACCGCGGTCGAGGGCGTCGCCGGCCTGTGGCTCTCCGCCCAGACGAACGCCCCGCCCGGGGCGACCATCGCCGTCCTCGCAGGTGTCCTCTTCATGCTCTCCGTCCTGACCCACGCCGCCCGCGGCCGCCGCCGCGACCGCGGCCCCCGCGTCCCCCGCCGTCCCGCCGTCGCCGCGCTGCTCGCGGTCGCCGGCCTGGGCGTCGCCGGCTGCGGCGGCTCCGACTCCGGCGCGGGCGGCGGCGGCCGCCTGGCCGTCGTCGCCACGACCCCGCAGCTCGGCGACATCGTCCGGCAGGTCGGCGGCGACGCCGTCGACGTCCACCAGATCCTGCAGCCCAGCACCGACCCGCACGAGTACGAGCCGCGCCCCACCGACGTCACCGAGACGGCGAAGGCGAAGGTCATCGTCGCGTCGGGCCTGGGCCTGGACGACTGGATCGGCGAGGTACGCAAGCAGTCCGGGACGGACGCGCCGATCGTCGCGCTCGGCGACCACGTGCCGACGCAGCTCGCCGGCGAGGGCCACGAGCACGAGCACGCAGAGGAGGAGCACGCGGTGGACGCGGACGCCGTCCACGACCACGCGGACGAGGACCACGCCGGCGAGGCGGGGCACGACCACGGCGACGAGGAGCACGCCGACGGCGAGCACGACCACGCCGCCGAGGGAGAGGCGGGCCACGACCACGGCGACGGCGAGCACGACCCGCACTGGTGGCACGACCCCCGCAACGTCGAGAACGCCGTCGGCCAGATCCGCGACGCGCTCGTCAAGGCCGACCCCGACGCCGCCGCCACGATCCGCCGCAACGCGGACGCCTACCTGACGAAGGTGCGCGCGCTCGACGCGGGCATCGCGCGGTGCATCGCCTCCGTCCCGAAGGCCCAGCGCAAGCTCGTCACGAGCCACGACGCGTTCGGGTACTTCACCCACCGCTACGACATCACCGTCATCGGCGCCGTCATCCCCTCCCAGACGACGCAGGCCCAGGCCTCCGCCGCCGACGTCGAGCGCCTCGCCGCCCTCGTGCGCAAGGAGCGGGTGAAGGCGATCTTCCCCGAGTCGTCCGTCAACCCGAAGCTCGCGCAGGCGCTGGCCCGCGAGACCGGCGCGGTGTCGAACCTGACGCTGTACGGCGACAGCCTCGGCGCGGCCGGCACCGACGGCGCCACGTACCTCGGCATGGAGCAGCACAACGCCGACGCGGTCGTGCGGGGCTTCACGGGCGGGGCCCGAGGCTGCAAGATCCGTCTGTGA
- a CDS encoding NHL repeat-containing protein — translation MPSRSPRPRTRTLLAALATAALAGAGVAPVAAQAAPAFVPSLVGEPIGAGTFRFPQAVAVDPRTGGVFVGDQYSGVIQAFDADGVFRFAFGGFAARGEAGRLGVVGGVAADRSGHVFVLDSDANRVQVFSADDGRYLSSFGGASVLKVAPTGSRPDKGIVSGGIAAYLAPSGGTITVYVADSGHNRIVRFAVSPTTLEPQSAPRVSTSAQIRLARPQGVAVSPKGDKVYVPDNQNHRVVVLHPTTLDKVGEVGSFGGGQGQFRAPYDVAVDGRNPQQIYVADNLNGRVNVYGAKDLGYVGTFGGNGHDVGRFSIVRAVGANPNDAAGGVYVADTANNRIQRLNADGTVRSAWGIAGRGPGYVTRARGVAFRPDGGVAVADTFDQRVQLIAPDGTYETQFGRISPYHGFATAGNGIGQLLLPEAVAYDGAGNAWVADTYNSRLVQFDPTGFAVRTTAPGEWSRPRGLASAPDGTVVATNSGRGTVVRVAPDGGTTVLRSGLRRPGAVTVGSSGRIVVATPTTLVDVSSGARIPPPPGATAWDHPQGLALAPDGALYVAEARTGTPGGARIVRGVPDPAGGWSWETISGEGSGLGQVVDPAALAISPDGRTLLVADAGNSRIQRFDTGGAEAPRTTRLDVDLAGRTDGSVVSAPAGIDCGTDCTQGFGPTRTVTLTAKPRAGARFVGWAGACAAAGAAPTCAVPMGTDQRVAAFFAPVPPPPVKLQPVGVSTTRWYLERRKRGRTPARAATQPRLTVRLNQPAKVVVSVLQRRDGRKVGSGADARCVKVPANARVSKRQRCVRWAYLPVRRTLRLLEGRTVATFVPKFGRRKLGPGAYRLQLKATDAAGNTSSQTTRIVRILK, via the coding sequence ATGCCGTCCCGCTCACCGCGTCCTCGGACGCGGACGCTCCTCGCCGCCCTCGCCACCGCCGCGCTCGCCGGGGCGGGCGTCGCACCGGTCGCTGCTCAGGCGGCACCGGCGTTCGTGCCCTCGCTCGTCGGCGAGCCGATCGGCGCCGGGACGTTCCGCTTCCCGCAGGCCGTCGCGGTGGACCCGCGCACCGGCGGCGTGTTCGTCGGCGACCAGTACTCGGGCGTGATCCAGGCGTTCGACGCGGACGGCGTCTTCCGCTTCGCCTTCGGTGGGTTCGCCGCGCGCGGCGAGGCCGGGCGGCTGGGCGTGGTCGGCGGCGTGGCGGCCGACCGCTCCGGGCACGTCTTCGTCCTCGACAGCGACGCGAACCGCGTGCAGGTCTTCTCGGCCGACGACGGGCGCTACCTGTCGTCGTTCGGCGGCGCCAGCGTCCTGAAGGTCGCGCCGACCGGCAGCCGCCCGGACAAGGGCATCGTCTCCGGCGGCATCGCCGCCTACCTGGCCCCCTCGGGCGGCACGATCACCGTCTACGTGGCGGACTCCGGCCACAACCGGATCGTCCGCTTCGCGGTCAGCCCGACGACGCTCGAGCCGCAGAGCGCGCCGCGCGTCAGCACCTCGGCGCAGATCCGGCTGGCCCGGCCCCAGGGGGTCGCGGTGTCCCCGAAGGGCGACAAGGTCTACGTCCCCGACAACCAGAACCACCGCGTGGTCGTGCTGCACCCGACCACGCTGGACAAGGTCGGCGAGGTCGGCAGCTTCGGCGGCGGCCAGGGGCAGTTCCGCGCCCCGTACGACGTGGCGGTCGACGGCCGCAACCCCCAGCAGATCTACGTCGCGGACAACCTCAACGGCCGCGTGAACGTCTACGGGGCGAAGGACCTGGGGTACGTCGGCACGTTCGGCGGCAACGGCCACGACGTCGGCCGCTTCTCGATCGTCCGCGCCGTCGGGGCCAACCCGAACGACGCGGCGGGCGGGGTCTACGTGGCCGACACGGCGAACAACCGCATCCAGCGGCTGAACGCGGACGGCACGGTGCGCTCCGCGTGGGGCATCGCGGGCCGCGGGCCCGGCTACGTCACGCGGGCGCGGGGCGTCGCGTTCCGGCCCGACGGCGGGGTGGCCGTCGCCGACACGTTCGACCAGCGCGTCCAGCTCATCGCGCCCGACGGCACGTACGAGACGCAGTTCGGGCGGATCAGCCCCTACCACGGGTTCGCGACCGCCGGCAACGGGATCGGGCAGCTGCTGCTGCCGGAGGCCGTCGCGTACGACGGGGCGGGCAACGCCTGGGTGGCCGACACGTACAACAGCCGGCTGGTGCAGTTCGACCCGACCGGGTTCGCGGTGCGCACGACCGCGCCGGGGGAGTGGTCGCGGCCGCGCGGGCTGGCGAGCGCGCCGGACGGCACGGTCGTGGCCACCAACAGCGGCCGGGGCACCGTCGTGCGCGTGGCCCCGGACGGTGGCACGACCGTGCTGCGCAGCGGGCTGCGGCGGCCCGGCGCGGTCACGGTCGGCAGCAGCGGCCGCATCGTCGTGGCGACCCCCACCACGCTCGTGGACGTCAGCAGCGGCGCGCGGATCCCGCCGCCGCCCGGCGCCACCGCCTGGGATCACCCGCAGGGCTTGGCGCTCGCGCCCGACGGCGCGCTGTACGTCGCCGAGGCGCGGACGGGCACGCCGGGCGGCGCCCGCATCGTCCGCGGGGTCCCCGACCCGGCGGGCGGCTGGAGCTGGGAGACGATCTCGGGGGAGGGCTCGGGGCTGGGCCAGGTCGTCGATCCGGCGGCGCTCGCGATCAGCCCCGACGGCCGGACGCTGCTCGTGGCCGACGCCGGCAACAGCCGCATCCAGCGCTTCGACACCGGCGGCGCCGAGGCGCCGCGCACGACCCGCCTGGACGTCGACCTGGCGGGCCGCACCGACGGCAGCGTCGTCAGCGCCCCGGCCGGGATCGACTGCGGGACGGACTGCACCCAGGGCTTCGGGCCGACGCGCACCGTCACGCTGACCGCGAAGCCGCGCGCGGGCGCGCGCTTCGTCGGCTGGGCCGGGGCGTGCGCCGCCGCGGGCGCGGCGCCGACCTGCGCCGTCCCGATGGGCACCGATCAGCGGGTCGCCGCGTTCTTCGCGCCCGTCCCGCCGCCGCCCGTCAAGCTGCAGCCCGTCGGCGTGAGCACCACGCGCTGGTACCTGGAGCGCCGCAAGCGCGGCCGCACGCCGGCCCGCGCCGCGACGCAGCCGCGCCTCACGGTCCGCCTGAACCAGCCGGCGAAGGTCGTCGTCTCCGTGCTGCAGCGACGCGACGGCCGGAAGGTCGGCAGCGGCGCCGACGCCCGCTGCGTCAAGGTGCCGGCGAACGCCCGGGTCTCGAAGCGGCAGCGCTGCGTCCGCTGGGCCTACCTGCCCGTGCGCCGCACGCTGCGCCTGCTCGAGGGCCGCACCGTGGCGACCTTCGTGCCGAAGTTCGGCCGGCGCAAGCTCGGCCCCGGCGCCTACCGCCTGCAGCTCAAGGCGACGGACGCCGCCGGCAACACGTCGTCGCAGACCACCCGGATCGTGCGGATCCTGAAGTAG
- a CDS encoding DUF808 domain-containing protein: protein MSAGLAALLDDVATLARAAAASVDDVAAGASRASVKAVGVVVDDTAVTPRYVQGIKPERELPMIRRIALGSLRNKILFILPVVLLLSQFVDWLLTPILMVGGAYLSFEGAEKLWEAVGPHRHAAKEAANAEPADEKTLVGGAIRTDFILSAEIMVIALNEVTHEPFLARAVILIAVALLITALVYGTVALIVKMDDIGLRLARTGEGGVATLGRGLVRAMPVVLRVLSTVGIAAMLWVGGHILLVGLKDLGFTWPYDHVHHLEEDVHHALGAFGGVGGWLTNTAFSALLGLVVGAIVVAVLHRVRPHGHDADAHAA from the coding sequence ATGAGCGCCGGCCTGGCCGCCCTCCTCGACGACGTCGCGACCCTGGCCCGCGCCGCCGCGGCGTCGGTCGACGACGTGGCCGCCGGCGCCAGCCGGGCGAGCGTCAAGGCCGTCGGCGTGGTCGTCGACGACACCGCCGTCACGCCCCGCTACGTCCAGGGCATCAAGCCCGAGCGCGAGCTCCCGATGATCCGCCGGATCGCCCTCGGGTCGCTCCGCAACAAGATCCTCTTCATCCTGCCGGTCGTCCTGTTGCTCAGCCAGTTCGTCGACTGGCTGCTGACGCCGATCCTGATGGTCGGCGGCGCGTACCTGAGCTTCGAGGGCGCCGAGAAGCTGTGGGAGGCCGTCGGGCCGCACCGCCACGCGGCGAAGGAGGCGGCGAACGCCGAGCCGGCGGACGAGAAGACCCTCGTCGGCGGGGCGATCCGGACGGACTTCATCCTCTCCGCCGAGATCATGGTCATCGCGCTGAACGAGGTGACGCACGAGCCGTTCCTGGCCCGCGCCGTCATCCTGATCGCGGTCGCGCTGCTCATCACGGCCCTCGTGTACGGGACCGTCGCCCTCATCGTGAAGATGGACGACATCGGCCTGCGGCTCGCGCGGACCGGCGAGGGCGGCGTCGCGACGCTCGGCCGCGGCCTCGTCCGCGCCATGCCGGTCGTCCTGCGCGTGCTGTCCACCGTCGGCATCGCCGCGATGCTGTGGGTCGGCGGCCACATCCTGCTCGTCGGGCTGAAGGACCTGGGGTTCACGTGGCCCTACGACCACGTGCACCACCTGGAGGAGGACGTCCATCACGCCCTCGGCGCGTTCGGCGGCGTCGGCGGCTGGCTGACCAACACGGCCTTCTCCGCGCTGCTCGGCCTGGTCGTCGGCGCGATCGTCGTCGCGGTGCTGCACCGGGTCCGGCCGCACGGCCACGACGCGGACGCGCACGCGGCCTGA